The DNA segment TTGCCGATGCTGTCCATATCAGCCCTGGCGCACGCCTGGCTGGTGGAGTTCGAGTAGGTGAGGGAAGCTGGATTGGTATTGGTGCGAGCGTACGCCAATCGGTTTGCATAGGCAGCGATGTGGTGGTCGGCGCTGGAGCCGCTGTCGTTGCCGATACAGTCGACAAGGTCACAGTCGTGGGTGTGCCGGCAAGGATCAAGTGACGTGGTTGACGGTCACTTGGGCGGCTTACTCGTTTAGTTTTGAAGGTTCTACGGGATATTACTTGTGCTGAATACTCCATTTTCTCCCTGGCCGTACTTTTCTGAAGAAGAGGCCGATGCTGTTCGAAGTGTCATCTTGTCCAACAAGGTCAACTACTGGACGGGGAAGGAGTGCCGTGAGTTCGAGCGCGAGTTTGCCGACTGGGTCGGCACAAAGCACGCGGTGGCGCTGGCTAACGGAACTGTCGCCCTGGACGTTGCGCTGAAGGCGCTCGACATTGGTGTAGGGGATGAAATCATTGTTACTTCGCGGACCTTCCTGGCGTCGGCGTCTTGCATCGTGAATGCCGGTGCCGTCCCCGTTTTTGCCGACGTTGATCCCGACTCTCAAGCGATCACTGCCGAGTCGATTGCCGCGGTGGTCACGGCTCGTACTCGGGCGGTCATTTGCGTGCATCTGGCCGGCTGGCCGTGCGACATGGATCCGATCATGGCCCTTGCTGCCAAGCACGGTTTTTACGTCATCGAAGATTGCGCGCAGGCCCATGGCGCCCTCTACAAAGGGCGCCCGGTAGGATCCATCGGGCATATCGGTGCCTGGTCGTTCTGCCAGGACAAGATCATGACTACGGGGGGGGAGGGTGGCATGGTCACAACCAATGACACTAACCTGTGGTCGAGCATGTGGTCGTTCAAGGACCACGGCAAGTCGTGGGAAGCTGTTTACGAGCGGGAGCATCCATCCGGTTTCCGTTGGTTGCACGAGAGCTTCGGTACCAACTGGCGGATGCTCGAGGTCCAGGCTGTCATTGGACGAATCCAGCTGAAGAGAATGGCCGCGTGGCAAGCCGCACGCCTCGAGAATGCCAATCGAATCTGGAAGCTCTCCGACGGTCTGCGTGGGCTGCGCGTGCCGGCTCTGCCCGATACCATCCGCCATGCCGCCTACAAATGCTATGTGTTTCTGGAACTCTCTGAGCTCAAGTCCGACTGGAGTCGAGATCGAATCATTGCTGAAATCACTGAGCGGGGGGTTCCATGCTATTCGGGCACCTGTTCCGAGGTTTATCTCGAAAAGGCTTTCGATGGTACGGGGTGGCGTCCCCAGGGGCGTTTGCCTGTTGCCAAACAGCTGGGCGAGACCAGCTTGATGTTCTTGGTTCATCCGACGCTCAGCCAGGCGGAGATCGATAAGACCTGTGATGTCTTGGCAGAGGTAATGGCTCTGGCCGCAGCATGATCCGAGCAAGACCGTGATGTGTCGCTGATCTATATAAAAATGAGGATGCTTTTGTGTTGAGGGCAATTGACCTGTTGCGTGAGCGGCTACTGAAACTGCCGCGTCGAACAAAGCGCATGGTGCAGGTTGGCATGGATGTGGTCTTGGTGTGGGCCGCTCTTTATCTCGCCTTTGTGGTGCGGTTGGGTGTGGACCAATTGGTATTGCCGTGGGACGGATATACATGGCTTTTTCTTATTGCGCCTCTGATTGCGATACCATTATTTGCTCGAATGGGTATGTATCGCGAGGTCATGCGCTATTTCGGTAATGCTGCGCTTATCGCGATTGCCAAGGCAGTCACCCTGTCAGCTCTGACCTTGGCCTTGATTGTCTATTGGCACCAGGATGCGCCTAGAACTGTTCCGCGTTCATTGGTATTCAACTACTGGTGGATCAGCTTCGTCATGGTGGGGGGGCTGCGGTTGTTCATGCGCCAGTACTTCCTTGGTGACTGGTATATGGGCGGTCAATCGCTG comes from the Pseudomonas sp. TCU-HL1 genome and includes:
- a CDS encoding DegT/DnrJ/EryC1/StrS family aminotransferase, whose translation is MLNTPFSPWPYFSEEEADAVRSVILSNKVNYWTGKECREFEREFADWVGTKHAVALANGTVALDVALKALDIGVGDEIIVTSRTFLASASCIVNAGAVPVFADVDPDSQAITAESIAAVVTARTRAVICVHLAGWPCDMDPIMALAAKHGFYVIEDCAQAHGALYKGRPVGSIGHIGAWSFCQDKIMTTGGEGGMVTTNDTNLWSSMWSFKDHGKSWEAVYEREHPSGFRWLHESFGTNWRMLEVQAVIGRIQLKRMAAWQAARLENANRIWKLSDGLRGLRVPALPDTIRHAAYKCYVFLELSELKSDWSRDRIIAEITERGVPCYSGTCSEVYLEKAFDGTGWRPQGRLPVAKQLGETSLMFLVHPTLSQAEIDKTCDVLAEVMALAAA